GTTCGGCCGAACTGGATTCCGGCTTCCGCCGGAATGACGGAGGGATTTCGAAACGGTTTCCTCCCGCGGGAACGACGAGAGGTTGCTGAGGGGTGCCAAAAGCATGCGGCACGCGCGAGCTACGATGGGAGGCGCGAGCGCCACGGCGCGATCGGCGGAGGTCTGCTGATGAAGGACCTGCGGCAGATGGTGCGACAGTGCATCGACGAGCTGCGCGAAGGGCGGCTGACCGAGGAGCGGCTGCGCGAGCTCGAGGAGGCCGTCGGCGCGGAAAAGCCGCGGCGCTGGGACCTGCTCTACCTCCAGGCAGCCAAGACTTCGGAAGTATCCGACGTGGTCGGCATGCGCATGATCCGCGACGGCAAGGTGGTCTACCCGTTGCCACCGCCCGAGGACTGGCCCTATAAGACCGTCCTCGATGCCATCAACGACGGCTGGCGGGTGGTGAAGTTCCCCGAGCTGTCGCTGCTGATGGACGAGGGCCGCACCTATGGACTCTCCTGCGAGTTCATCCTGGAACGGAGGGCCTCCGCATGACGCTGACCAAGCGCACCTATTCCTGCGCGCCCACCATGACCGACGACGACGTGATCTGGTTTTGCCGCAACGGCTACTGGATTCTGGAAGGCGTGGTGCCCGACGAGATCAACCGGCAGGCGATGGACTACCTGGACGACCATCCAATCTCTGAACCTTCGGAGATCCTGGAAGAGGACTGGTTCGTCGAGAACGTGATCTGCAATCCGGCGGCGGCCGGAGCGGTGCGCTCGCTGCTCGGCGACAACTTCACGCTGCCGGTGCTGATGTCGAATCACCGCGGCACCGCCCCGCGGCATCCACAAGACTGGCACCGCGACGGCGGCTCGCGCTACGGCCCGGAGGTGAACTACCTCCAGGTGTTCTACTACCCGCAAGACGTGCCGCCCGAGATGGGCCCGACGGAGCTGCTGCCGGGTTCGCACTTTCTCTACCAGCGCGAGAAGCACATGGCGCACTACGACGCGATCAAGGGCAGCGTGCTGACCGCAGCGCCGGCGGGCTCGATTTTCCTCACGTCCTACAACATCTGGCACCGGCGCGGCGCGCGCACGGCTCCGACCGGGATTCGCAA
Above is a window of Chloroflexota bacterium DNA encoding:
- a CDS encoding phytanoyl-CoA dioxygenase family protein, with the protein product MTLTKRTYSCAPTMTDDDVIWFCRNGYWILEGVVPDEINRQAMDYLDDHPISEPSEILEEDWFVENVICNPAAAGAVRSLLGDNFTLPVLMSNHRGTAPRHPQDWHRDGGSRYGPEVNYLQVFYYPQDVPPEMGPTELLPGSHFLYQREKHMAHYDAIKGSVLTAAPAGSIFLTSYNIWHRRGARTAPTGIRNLLKYNYWRTEDPKRDWIQEPDFDIEFADFVVDTLRHSELMRDCVDAAEMYFWLCGKSDEFQYLGGQGWPGDIPENKATPEAIARTRYRHRYGVPGDMTDRGKKRAARIW